Proteins from a genomic interval of Heteronotia binoei isolate CCM8104 ecotype False Entrance Well chromosome 5, APGP_CSIRO_Hbin_v1, whole genome shotgun sequence:
- the CCDC51 gene encoding mitochondrial potassium channel, producing the protein MALLRFLCHNMQHHCLLALRSPRSCVHIARPYCSPASKRPEANIPVEVATSLLHRLTEAAKVLGRNSLRRISAAAQNWWDQYEEFVGINEVREAQGNVTEAEKRFMVARGIVREARETWESQQLKLKDIRDRLDRVSRDDSQYLELATLEHRLLQEEKRYRASYLTAEESEREMFSLFSAAVRESHEKERTRAEKTKNWSIIGSVLGAIIGVLGSTYVNRVRLQELKTLVLEAQKGPISLQEAIREQASSHDSQQRDLSDLVASLKSILDVAIMTSQEVKEGASSAEGNLSSSLKMDPLLVSLKEQLIYSKQMNSLLGSLQQQLSNLQNSFREMASEVQNIKSAAYPTPGERALLGPSVEGNSQSWEVQDVVLELCDTERRLEAQMKRNSIYSTAFTCTVFAFALPALYILLKGN; encoded by the exons ATGGCACTGCTGCGGTTCTTATGCCACAATATGCAGCACCATTGCTTATTAGCTCTGAGGAGCCCACGATCATGCGTGCACATAGCACGACCATACTGTTCACCAGCCTCCAAGAGGCCTGAGGCTAACATTCCAGTGGAAGTAGCTACAAGTCTTCTCCATCGCTTAACGGAAGCTGCGAAGGTGCTGGGAAGGAACTCCCTTCGGAGAATCTCTGCAGCCGCCCAAAATTGGTGGGACCAATATGAGGAGTTTGTTGGAATCAATGAAGTTCGAGAGGCTCAGGGAAACGTAACAGAG GCTGAGAAAAGGTTTATGGTAGCTCGAGGGATTGTACGAGAAGCCCGTGAAACTTGGGAATCCCAGCAGCTCAAACTGAAGGACATTCGGGATCGTTTAGACAGAGTCTCACGGGATGACAGTCagtacctggagctggcaaccctggagcACAGGTTACTGCAG GAAGAGAAGAGGTACCGAGCCTCCTACCTAACTGCTGAGGAATCTGAGCGAGAAATGTTCTCTCTCTTCTCTGCTGCTGTGAGGGAAAGCCACGAGAAAGAGCGAACAAGAGCAGAGAAAACAAAGAACTGGTCCATTATCGGCTCAGTGCTGGGAGCCATTATCGGTGTCCTTGGCTCCACCTACGTCAACCGTGTTAGACTGCAGGAGTTAAAAACCTTGGTTCTCGAAGCGCAAAAGGGACCAATAAGCCTTCAGGAAGCCATCCGAGAACAGGCCTCAAGCCATGACTCCCAACAGAGGGATCTAAGTGATCTCGTTGCCAGCCTGAAGAGCATCCTGGACGTTGCGAttatgacatcacaggaagtaaAGGAAGGGGCCTCCTCTGCTGAAGGCAACCTGAGCTCCTCTCTGAAAATGGACCCTCTCTTAGTTTCCCTTAAAGAACAGCTGATCTACTCCAAACAAATGAATTCATTGCTCGGAAGTTTGCAACAGCAGCTTAGCAACCTGCAAAATAGTTTCAGGGAAATGGCTTCCGAGGTACAGAACATAAAGAGTGCAGCTTATCCAACTCCTGGGGAAAGAGCATTACTTGGCCCTTCTGTGGAAGGGAACAGTCAGTCCTGGGAGGTACAGGATGTGGTTCtagagctgtgtgacacagagaggagactggaagcCCAAATGAAGAGAAACTCAATCTACAGCACAGCCTTCACATGCACTGTCTTTGCCTTTGCACTTCCTGCCCTGTACATACTGCTCAAGGGTAATTGA